A genome region from Tolypothrix sp. PCC 7712 includes the following:
- a CDS encoding molybdenum cofactor biosynthesis protein MoaE, with product MTNTLNFRVKPRAEDSFAITLAPLSLEEIYAKADDPANGAVVVMSGMVRNQTDGKPVISLEYQAYEPMALLVFSQIAAEIRSLWPDVKRVVIHHRIGRLQVGEISVLVAVGCPHRSEAFEACRYAIDTLKHNAPVWKKEHWQDGSSSWVSIGACEQPGQNC from the coding sequence GTGACAAATACACTGAACTTTCGCGTTAAACCAAGAGCCGAAGATAGCTTTGCTATTACCCTTGCGCCTTTATCTTTAGAAGAAATCTACGCCAAAGCTGACGATCCTGCAAATGGTGCAGTGGTAGTAATGAGTGGTATGGTTCGCAATCAAACTGATGGGAAACCAGTAATTAGCTTAGAATATCAAGCTTATGAACCAATGGCATTGCTAGTATTTTCCCAAATTGCCGCAGAGATTCGCTCTCTATGGCCTGATGTCAAGCGGGTAGTCATTCATCATCGCATCGGCCGTTTGCAAGTTGGCGAAATCAGTGTTTTAGTAGCGGTGGGTTGTCCTCATCGCAGTGAAGCTTTTGAAGCTTGCCGTTATGCTATTGATACTCTCAAGCACAATGCGCCTGTTTGGAAGAAAGAACACTGGCAAGATGGTTCCAGCAGTTGGGTGAGTATAGGAGCTTGTGAACAGCCAGGACAAAATTGTTAA
- a CDS encoding DUF433 domain-containing protein yields the protein MKPLKRITFNPEIMGGKPCIRGMRVTVGTIVGLMAAGNTPEDILNAYPYLEREDIYEALAYAAWRVEEIEVPLASA from the coding sequence ATGAAGCCACTAAAACGAATCACATTTAACCCAGAAATCATGGGTGGCAAACCTTGCATTCGAGGTATGCGTGTTACTGTAGGTACAATTGTCGGTTTAATGGCAGCAGGAAATACCCCAGAAGATATTCTCAACGCCTACCCATACCTAGAACGCGAGGATATCTATGAAGCTTTAGCTTATGCTGCATGGCGGGTAGAAGAAATTGAAGTACCCCTTGCTTCTGCATGA
- a CDS encoding DUF5615 family PIN-like protein translates to MKILIDMNLSPDWVPVLESAGFEAVHWSTIGNPSATDKEIMAWALTNDYIVFTHDLDFGTLLAMTQADAPSVIQVRSQDILPAKLGNLVINALRQFQQELAMGALVTVDEAKAKVRILPIQDN, encoded by the coding sequence ATGAAGATTTTAATTGATATGAATCTTTCTCCTGACTGGGTTCCAGTCCTAGAAAGTGCGGGTTTTGAAGCTGTCCACTGGTCAACAATTGGTAATCCCAGTGCTACAGATAAAGAAATCATGGCATGGGCATTAACAAACGACTACATTGTTTTCACTCATGACTTAGATTTTGGTACACTGCTGGCAATGACTCAAGCTGATGCACCCAGTGTCATTCAAGTGCGATCGCAAGACATCCTACCAGCTAAGTTAGGTAATTTAGTTATCAATGCCTTGCGTCAATTTCAGCAAGAACTAGCAATGGGTGCTTTGGTAACAGTGGATGAAGCAAAAGCAAAGGTAAGAATTTTACCAATTCAAGACAACTAG
- a CDS encoding alpha-amylase family glycosyl hydrolase — protein MSAVIEFKLFAPRNNQASLIGSFSDWQEMPMKKGEDGYFYTQLNLEDGIYQYKFRVQTKSPNFSPDEWVEVIDPYATDVDEQQKVGIVQIKDGKPIVDTYIWQHDDIPLPENQELVIYEMHVADFTGGEVDSDKRGKYLNAIEKLDYLRDLGINAVELMPVNEYPGDYSWGYKVRHFFATESSYGSTADLKLFIDECHSRGIRVFMDGIYNHTDEECPLMLIDRNYWYYEYMHYPEDPDNYWGPEFNYDNYNEKLDVKPAWKYVGDVVRFWVQEYHIDGIRFDAVRQLANFEFLHWLAQQAKKNTAPKPFYNIAEHIPDTSKVTTPEGPLDACWHESFHYFIVPHVCSEKFELDHLKQVLDPKQQGYKTGRNVINYLSTHDRDRLFRELGNRGIFGEAAFTRAKLAAALLMTAKGIPMLWMGEEFGEHKKKSESVTQPKKIAWPLLENAENRDLWHYYQQLIALRKHNLALQSDNIEFFYEDADAKLLAYFRWHEQGSQVVVVVNFHEQKLTNYCIPKFPNAENWQDYFSHSEVEVGQDGLVTDLEPYTAKIYVFH, from the coding sequence ATGTCTGCTGTAATTGAATTTAAATTGTTCGCGCCCCGTAACAATCAAGCCTCATTAATAGGTTCTTTTTCTGATTGGCAAGAAATGCCAATGAAAAAAGGCGAAGATGGTTATTTTTATACTCAATTAAACTTAGAAGATGGTATTTATCAATATAAGTTTCGCGTCCAAACCAAAAGCCCCAATTTTTCCCCCGATGAATGGGTAGAAGTAATTGACCCCTACGCTACTGATGTTGATGAGCAACAAAAAGTAGGCATAGTACAAATTAAAGATGGTAAACCTATAGTAGATACTTACATTTGGCAACATGATGATATTCCTCTGCCAGAAAATCAGGAATTAGTCATATATGAAATGCATGTTGCTGATTTTACTGGAGGTGAAGTTGATAGTGACAAAAGAGGAAAATACTTAAATGCTATTGAAAAGCTAGATTATCTGCGTGATTTAGGCATCAATGCAGTTGAATTAATGCCTGTGAATGAGTATCCAGGCGATTATAGCTGGGGCTATAAAGTCCGGCATTTTTTTGCCACAGAATCTAGCTATGGCTCAACAGCAGATTTAAAACTGTTCATTGATGAGTGTCATAGTAGAGGTATTCGGGTTTTCATGGATGGAATTTATAACCATACGGATGAAGAATGCCCGTTAATGCTGATAGATAGAAACTACTGGTACTACGAATATATGCATTATCCAGAAGACCCGGATAATTATTGGGGGCCAGAGTTTAACTATGATAACTATAATGAAAAATTAGACGTTAAACCTGCTTGGAAATACGTTGGAGATGTGGTGCGTTTTTGGGTTCAAGAATATCACATTGATGGCATTCGTTTTGATGCCGTGCGCCAATTAGCTAACTTTGAATTTCTGCACTGGCTGGCTCAACAAGCAAAAAAGAATACTGCACCTAAGCCATTTTATAATATTGCAGAACATATTCCCGATACCAGCAAAGTCACAACACCAGAGGGGCCACTTGATGCTTGCTGGCACGAAAGTTTTCACTATTTTATAGTTCCCCATGTTTGTAGTGAAAAATTTGAGTTAGATCATCTCAAGCAAGTTTTAGATCCCAAACAGCAGGGTTATAAAACTGGTAGAAATGTCATAAATTATTTATCAACTCACGATCGCGATCGTTTATTCAGAGAATTAGGTAACCGAGGTATCTTTGGGGAAGCTGCATTTACAAGGGCTAAATTAGCGGCGGCGCTGTTAATGACAGCAAAGGGTATACCGATGCTATGGATGGGTGAAGAGTTTGGCGAACACAAGAAAAAAAGCGAAAGTGTAACTCAACCTAAGAAAATAGCCTGGCCTTTGTTAGAAAATGCGGAAAATCGTGATTTATGGCACTATTACCAACAACTCATTGCCCTACGGAAACATAATTTAGCCCTGCAAAGTGACAATATAGAATTTTTCTATGAAGATGCAGACGCAAAACTTCTAGCATACTTCCGTTGGCATGAGCAAGGTTCTCAAGTTGTGGTTGTGGTAAATTTCCATGAGCAGAAGCTGACTAACTATTGCATTCCCAAATTCCCAAACGCTGAAAATTGGCAAGATTACTTTAGCCACAGTGAGGTAGAAGTAGGTCAAGATGGTTTAGTTACAGATCTAGAACCCTACACAGCTAAGATATATGTTTTTCACTAG
- a CDS encoding cyanophycinase, with the protein MVTTDIKRQLVIIGGAEDKEGDCQILREFLRRAGGTKAHIVIMTAATELPREVGENYIRVFERLGAEKVRIVDTETREDASSSTALQAINDATGIFFTGGDQARITGILKDTEIDKAIHNRLAEGVVIAGTSAGAAVMPDKMIVEGDSETNPRIEIVDMGPGMGFLPGVVIDQHFSQRGRLGRLISALLQEPADLGFGIDENTAMVVTDHQIEVIGEGAVTIVDESEATHNNIDEILKDEPLAIFGAKLHILPHGYKFDIKTRQPILQNASIADASVPVGSANS; encoded by the coding sequence ATGGTGACGACCGATATTAAACGGCAGTTGGTAATTATTGGTGGTGCTGAAGATAAAGAAGGGGATTGCCAAATCCTGCGCGAGTTTCTACGGCGAGCTGGAGGTACAAAAGCTCATATTGTCATTATGACAGCAGCAACAGAACTGCCTAGAGAAGTTGGAGAAAATTATATTAGAGTTTTTGAACGCTTAGGAGCAGAAAAAGTTCGGATAGTTGATACAGAAACTCGCGAAGATGCATCTTCATCAACAGCTTTACAAGCAATTAATGATGCCACCGGGATATTTTTTACTGGAGGCGACCAAGCGCGCATCACTGGCATTCTTAAGGATACTGAAATTGATAAAGCTATTCACAATAGACTTGCTGAAGGTGTTGTGATAGCAGGTACAAGTGCTGGCGCAGCAGTAATGCCTGATAAAATGATTGTAGAAGGTGATTCCGAAACAAATCCGCGAATTGAAATTGTGGATATGGGGCCGGGAATGGGCTTTTTACCAGGGGTAGTCATCGACCAACATTTTTCACAACGTGGTCGTTTGGGACGTTTAATTTCTGCTTTGTTACAAGAACCCGCTGACTTAGGATTTGGTATTGACGAAAATACTGCTATGGTAGTTACCGATCACCAAATTGAAGTAATTGGTGAAGGTGCGGTGACAATTGTTGATGAATCAGAAGCCACACACAACAATATTGACGAAATTTTGAAGGATGAACCGTTGGCAATTTTCGGAGCCAAATTACATATTCTTCCACATGGCTATAAATTTGACATAAAAACTCGCCAGCCTATTTTACAAAACGCCTCAATTGCAGATGCATCAGTACCAGTTGGTTCAGCAAATAGCTAA